GAACGGCGACCAGGCTTCCCTGAACTACGTGCCCGTGCAGCACACGGCTCTCAAGAACGCCGAGATCATCCCCATGTCCCTGCGCTCCGTGCACTTCGTGATGCCGGGCGGTGTCGACGACGCGTCCGCGCCCAGCGGCGGCAACGCCTACGACCGGCGGCTCTGCCTCGACCTGCCCGGCTTCGGCTGGCAGGTCCACAAACACGCCGTCGCGGGCAGCTGGCCCCGGCCGTCGGCCTCCGCCCGTACGGAGCTGGCCCGCACGCTCAGTGAGTTCCCGGACGACTCGGTCGTCCTCCTCGACGGGCTCGTCGCCTGCGGCGTCCCCGAGATCATCGCCCCCGAGGCCGAACGGCTGCGTCTCGCCGTCCTGGTGCACCTGCCCCTCGGCGACGAGACCGGGCTCGCGGCCGCCGTGGCCGCCGAGCTGGACGCGAAGGAACGGGCGACGCTGCGGGCCGTGTCCGCCGTCGTCGCCACCAGCGACTGGGCCGTCCGCCGGCTGGTCGCCCACCACGGGCTCGCCCCGGAACGGGTCCATGTCGCCGCCCCGGGCGCCGACATCGCGCCCCTCGCCTCCGGCACCGACGGCGTCTCCCGGCTGCTGTGCGTCGCCGCGGTCACCCCGCGCAAGGGCCAGCACCGGCTGATCGAGGCCCTCGCCACCGTCACCGACCTGCCCTGGAGCTGCGTCTGCGTCGGCGGACTCACCCAGGACCCGACGTACGTCGCCCAGCTGCGCGGCCTGATCGAGAAGTACGGGCTCGGCGACCGGCTGCACCTCGCGGGACCGCAGGCGGGCGCGGAACTCGACGCGAGCTACGCGGCGGCCGACCTCATGGTCCTCACCTCCTACGCCGAGACGTACGGCATGGCCGTCACCGAGGCGCTCGCGCGCGGGATCCCGGTGCTGGCGACCGACGTGGGCGGTCTCCCCGAGGCGGTCGGGCGCGCGCCCGACGGCGGGGTCCCCGGCATCCTCGTACCCCCGGAGAACCCGGCGGCGCTCGCCGCGGAACTGCGCGGCTGGTTCGGCGAGGCCGATGTGCGCCGCCGGCTCAAGGCCGCCGCGCGCGGTCGCCGGGCCGCACTGGACGGCTGGGCGACCACCGCCCGCAGCCTGGCCGGTGTGCTGGGACGTCTTCCGCAGCAGCCTCGGAGGGCGGCATGAGTATGACTGCGACTCCGTCGGGAGTTCCGGAACAGGGCGTGTCGGAGGTGGACGTGCAGGGTGGTGTGTCCGGGGTTCCGGGGCAGCGCGTGAGCGCGCCCGACGACGACGTGCCCCGCTACGCCCCCCAGTGGCTCCAGCTGCGGGAGCCGGCGGACGCCGCCGCACGGGCGCCCGAACTGCTCGACCCGCTGCGCGTCCGGCTGGCCAACCGGCCGGGCCGCGGCGGCGATCTGGTGGTCCACGACCTCGGCTGCGGCACCGGCTCCATGGGCCGCTGGCTCGCCCCCCGGCTCGACGGCGCCCAGCACTGGATCCTGCACGACCGGGACCCCTATCTGCTGCACTTCGCGACCGTGGGCGCACCGCACGCGGCCGCCGACGGCAGCCGGGTCACGGTCACCACCCAGCGCGGTGACATCGGCCGGCTGACCGCGGACGCGCTGGCCGGGGCGTCGCTGGTGACGGCGTCCGCCCTCCTCGACGTGCTGACCCGTGAGGAGATCGACCGGCTCGCGGCGGCCTGCGCGGGCGCCGGGGTGCCGGCCCTGCTCACGCTCTCCGTCGTGGGGCGCGTCGAGTTCACACCGGCCGATCCGCTGGACGCCGAGTTCGCCGAGGCGTTCAACGCCCACCAGCGGCGCGGGGAACTGCTCGGCCCCGACGCGATCACGGCGGCCTGCGAGGCCTTCGACCGGCACGGCGCGACGGTACGGGTGCATCCGAGCCCCTGGCGGCTCGGCGCCGACGAGGCCGACCTCACGGCGGAGTGGCTGCGCGGCTGGGTCGGCGCGGCCGTCGAGGAGCGGCCCGCGCTGGCCGCCCGTGCAGAGTCATATCTGCAGTCCCGCCTCGCCGCCTGTGCCGCGGGTGAGCTGCGCGTACGGGTCCACCACAGCGACGTCCTGGCGCTGCCGCGGCCGACCGGCGGTGCGGCGTGAGCGCCGGGGCGGGGACGGCGGAAGCGGTCGGCGTGGACGCGGGCACCTCCCGCCCGCGCGGCGCGGCGACCGCGGTCCGGGTCCACGCCGACGCGGACCTGGTTCCGGTGCGCGGCGACGTGAGTCCGGCGGACACGGCACCGACCGGTGGCGAGGTGGGTGAACCGCGCTCCGAGGGTGAGCCGAACGTGGCGCCGGCCCTCCAGGAAGCCGACCCGACCCCCGCCCACCGCAAGGGGGGCTCCCTGCGCACGCACATCGGTTCCGTCGCCGGCGTCCTCATCCTCGGTGTGCTGCTCTGGCGGCTCGGTACCGGTGTCTTCCTGGACGGCCTGCGACGGGTCGACGGGCCGACCCTGCTGGCAGGGCTGGGGCTCGGCCTGCTGACCACCGTGTTCAGCGCCTGGCGCTGGTGCCTGGTGGCACGTGGGCTGCGGATCCGGCTGTCGCTGGGCGGCGCCGTCGCGGACTACTACCGCGCGCTGTTCCTGAACGCGGCGCTGCCCGGCGGAGTCCTCGGCGATGTGCACCGTGCCGTACGACACGGCCAGAGCACCGGGGACGTCGGCCGCGGCGTACGCGCCGTGGTCCTCGAACGGACCGCGGGCCAGGCGGTCCTGGTGGCCGTCGGCGCGGTGGTCCTGCTCACCTTCCCGTCACCGGTCCTCGCGGACGCCCGCCAACTCGCCCTGATCCTGGCGATCGTCTCGGTGTGCGGAGTCGTCACGGCGGGCGCGGTCCGCAGGGGCAGCGCCCAGTCCGGCCCGTCCCGGCGCCACCGAGCCGTCCGCGCCACGCTCACCGAGGCGCGCGGCGCGCTGCTCGCCCGCGGCAACTGGCCGGGCGTGCTCATCTCGTCGGTCGTGGTGCTGGCGGGACATCTGGCGATGTTCCTGCTTGCCGCCCGCGTCGCCGGATCCCACGCCTCCGCCGCCGTACTGCTGCCGCTCGCCCTGCTGGCCCTGCTCGCCATGGGCCTGCCGCTGAACATCGGCGGCTGGGGCCCCAGGGAGGGCGTCATGGCCTGGGCCTTCGGCGCCGCCGGGCTGGGCGCCGGCCTGGGCCTGAGCGTCGCGGTGATCTACGGAGTGCTCAGCTTCGCCGCCGCCCTGCCAGGCGTCGCGGTCCTGGTCGTCCGGTGGTTCGCGGCGCTGCGGCGCCCCCGGCAGGAGAACGCAGGAGGGCACGATCAATGCCGAGCGTCAGAGACCGCCGAAGTTCACACTCCGGAAGTCCCCTTGGCCGGGGCCGCGTCGGAGGCAGTGGGCAGCGTCTTCGCCGTCACCAAGGAGAAGTACGCCCCGAAGGCCTCGGTCAGCCCCGCCAGGAGCTCCTTCCCCTTCTCGGCGGACGCCTTCGAGGGACGGCCGATGACGCCGGACTCGGTATAGCCGGCCATTCCGAGGGTGAGCAGATGACGCCGGTCGTCCGCGACGAAATCGGAGGTCTCGTAACCGGGCCGGACCAATTCAGGATGCGTGTGCAGAAGAATGGAGGTCTCGATTTCACCGGCATGCATATCGGTGAGCAACGAGGTCTCCACACCTGCCCGTTCCAGCGCGGCCTCCCAGTCCTCCATGGCCGGGAAGAGTGCCATACGCGTACCGGTGCCGACGGATTCCTGAACCACGTTGCCCAGCACGTAATTCCCGCCGTGCCCGTTGACCAGCACCAGGGTGTCGACGCCGGAGTGGCGCAGCGATGCGGCTATGTCCCGCACCACCGCGTGCAGCGTGACGGCGGAAATGCTGACGGTACCCGGCCAGGCCGCGTGCTCGTGCGAGCAGGAGATCGTCACCGGAGGAAGGAGATGGACCGGATGAGCGGCGGCGATCCGTTCCGCGACGGCGCACGCGACCAGGGTGTCCGTCGCCAACGGAAGGTAGGCACCGTGCTGTTCGAAACTCCCGACGGGAAGCACGGCGACCTCACGGGCGACACCGGCCCCCCGCTCGCGTACATCCTCCGTGGTGTCCGTAGGCAACAGACCGGATACCGCCGAGCGCGTTCCCGAACCACTCATGTTTCACGGCCTTTCGACGCTGCTTTCGACTCTGCTTAGGAACCAGATCATGACAGATAACTTTGGAGTACTCGCCGGGACCGCACGCCTCACAGGTGTCGAACGAGTTGTGAATGCCCCTTTGCCCACCGTGTACGGCGACTTCCAGGCGGTCGGCTTCCTGGACCACGATCGCGGAGAGGAGCAAGTGGCCCTGGTTTACGGGGAGGTCGGCGACCTCAGCAAGAGCGGGGAAGGCGCCACGAAGGAGGGCGTCCTCACCCGGCTCCATTCGGAGTGCCTCACCGGGGACGCCTTCGGCTCCACCCACTGCGAGTGCGGTGACCAGCTCGCCGCCGCGCTGCGCGCCATCGTGGCGGAGGGCCGTGGCGTCCTCGTCTACCTCCGCGGTCACGAGGGCCGCGGCATCGGCCTGCTCGCCAAGCTGCAGGCGATGAAGCTCCAGTCGGAGGGTCTCGACACCGTCGAGGCGAACGTCGCCCTCGGCCTCCCGGTCGACGCCCGTGACTACCGCGTCGCGGCGGACATCCTGCACGACCTCGGCGTCCGCTCCGTACGCCTGCTCTCGAACAACCCGCGCAAGCGGGAGTCGCTCCAGCGCAACGGCATCAAGGTCGCCGAGCAGGTCCCGCTGCTCATACCGCCGTGCCCGCAGAACATCACCTATCTGCGCACCAAGCGGGAGCGCCTCGACCACTTCCTGCCCCACCTGGACGTGGTGGTCTCCCACTCCTCCTGAGCGCGGGCGCCCGAGGGCGTCACCCGGAGGCGTCGGCTGTGGTGAGAGAGGTGCGCGCGGGGAAAGGTACAAGGAATGACCGACGACGTCCTGTACCTCTCCCGGGACCGGGTGACGGAGCTGTTGGACACCGATGCGGCGATCGCCTCGCAGCGCGCGGCGTTCACCGCGCTCGGTGACGGCACCGCCGAGCTCCCCGGCAAGATCATGCACCCCAGCCGATTCGACGACAGCGTCGTCTTCGCCTACCTCGCCCGGCTGTCCGCCGACACCGGGGCCGTCGCCAAGTTCGGCAGTGTCAACCCGGCCAACACGGCGGCCGGGCTGCCGACGGTGCACGCCGTGATCAACGCGCTCGATCCGGTGACCGGGCAACTCGCCGCCGTCATGGACGGTACGGCGGTCACGACCCTGCGCACCGCCGCGGCGAGCGCCGTCGCCCTCGACGCGCTGGCCACCGCCGACAGCGCGGAGCTGGGCCTCCTCGGCTCCGGCACCCAGGCCCTCGCCCACGCGCGGGCCGTCGCCCGGGTGCGGGACCTCAGGTCCGTACGGGTGTGGAGTCCGAACCCGGCCCGACGGGCGCGGGCGGCGCGGCGCCTCGCGACGGAACTCGGGGTCGCGACCAGGGCCGTCGACACGGCGGAGGAAGCCGTCGCGGGCCTGCCCATGGTCGCCGCCTGCACGCTCAGCAGCACACCCGTCGTACGGGGCGCGTGGCTGGCTCCCGGGTGCGCGGTCGTCAGCGTCGGCTCCTTCGAGCCCACCCGCAGCGAGGTCGACACGGACGTCGTGCGGCGGGCGGCGGCGGTCGTGGTCGACGACCCGGAGACGGCGGCGGAGCACGCCGGACCGATCGTGGACGCGCTGCGGGAGGGAGGACTCACGCGCGCCGACCTGATCCCGCTCGGCGGCGTCCTCACCGGCAGCCACCCGGCCCGCACCCACCCCGACGACATCGTCTTCTACAACAGCGTCGGGCTCGGCATCCAGGACGCCGCCGCGGCCTGGGCCGTGATCGAGGCCGCTCGTGCCCGGGAGGCGCGCCGATGACCGGGAGCGCGCGGGTCGTCGTCATCGGCGGCGGGGTGATGGGCACGAGCATCGCCTACCACCTGGCCCGGGCCGGTGTACCGGACGTGGTGCTCGTCGAGCGCGACGAACTCGCCTCCGGGTCCACCTCGCGGGCCGCGGGCGGGGTCCGGGCGCAGTTCTCCGACGAGCTGAACATCCAGCTGGGTGCCCGGAGTCTCGAGGCGTTCGCCCGTTTCGGTGAGGAACCGGGCCAGGACATCGGACTGCGCCGCGTCGGCTATCTGTTCCTGCTCTCCACGCCCGAGGAGGTCGCCGCCTTCGAGGACGGCGTACGGCGGCAGAACGCGCTCGGGGTGCCCAGCCGTCTGATCGACCCGGCCGAGGCCCAGCGGCTGTCCCCGCTGATCAGCACCGACGGGTTGCTGGCGGCGGCCTTCTCCCCGGACGACGGGCACTGCACGCCCGAGTCCGTCGTGCAGGGCTACGCGGCCGGGGCCCGCCGGTACGGCGCGACCGTGTTACGGCACCGCGAGGTCACCGGCATCGAGACCCGCGGCGACGAGATCACCGCGGTCGTCACCAGCCAGGGGCGGATCGCCACCGACACGGTCGTCTGCGCGGCCGGTGCCTGGTCGCGGGCGGTCGGCGCGATGGTGGGCGTGGATCTGCCGGTGGAACCGCTGCGCCGCCAGATCGCCGTCACCGAGGCCGTCCCGGGCCTGCCGCCCGACCTCCCCATGACCATCGACTTCACCACCAGCCTCTACTTCCACTCCGAGGGCCCCGGCCTCCTCCTCGGCATGTCCGACCCCGACGAGGTCCCCGGTTTCGCCACCACTCCCCACGACCGCTGGATCCCCCGCCTGTCCGAGGCGATGGAGCGCCGCGCCCCGGCCCTGCTCGACCTGCGCCGGACGGGCGGCTGGGCGGGCCTGTACGAGATCACTCCGGACCACAACGCCCTGATCGGCGAGGCGCGTTCGTGCGCGCGCTTCCTGTACGCGACGGGGTTCTCGGGCCACGGCTTCCTCCAGGGACCGGCGGTCGGCGAGGTGATCCGTGATCTGTACCTGGGCCGCGTACCCTTCGTCGACATCAGCCCCCTGAGCGTCGAGCGCTTCACCGCCGACGCCCCGCGCCCGGAGGTCAACCTCGTATGACCGAGCTCCACTTGTGGCTGCGCCACGAGATCCGTACGACCGAACGGCGTACCCCGATCGTGCCCGCGGACGCCCGACGGCTCGTCGAGAGCGGCGTGACGCTCACGGTCGAGGAGTCGCCGCAGCGGGTCTTCCCCATCGAGGCGTACGAGGAGGCCGGCTGCCGGGTCGCGAAGGCGGGCTCCTGGGTGTCGGCGCCCCCCGAAGCCGTCATCGTGGGACTGAAGGAACTCCCCGACGGACCACCCGCACTGACACATCGCCATGTCTTCTTCGGGCACGCCTACAAGCGGCAGCCGGGGGCGGCGGCGCTCCTCCGCAGGTTCCTCGCCGGGGGCGGGGCCCTGCTGGACATCGAGTACCTGGTGCACGACGACGGGCGCAGGCTCGCCGCGTTCGGCTACTGGGCCGGATACCTGGGCGCCGCCCTGGCGGTGCTGCACCACCGGGGCAGCCTCAAGGCCCCGTTGCGACCCACCTCGAAGGAGGACCTGGACGCCGAACTCGCCTCCGAGAAGGGCGAGTTGCCAGCTCTCGTCATCGGCGCGCTCGGCCGCAGCGGCCGGGGTGCCCGGGTGGCGCTGGGCGTGGCCGGGGTCGAGCCCACCAGCTGGGACCTCGCCGAGACCCGGGAGCTGGACCGACCCGCGCTGCTGGCACACGAGTTGATGGTCAACACCGTGCTCACCACCCGGCCGATCCCGCCCTTCCTCACGGACGAGGACCTCGACGAGCCCGGCCGCCGGCTGCGCACCCTGTGCGACGTCACCTGCGACGTCGGGTCCCCCCTGAACGTGCTGCCGATCTACGACACCACGACGGACTGGACGCACCCCGCCCGCCGCATCCGCGAGCGGCCCGCCCTCGACCTGATCGCCATCGACAACCTGCCGTCGCTGCTGCCGCTGGAGGCGAGCGTCGACTTCTCGGCGGCGCTGCTGCCCCAGCTGCTGGAGTTCGGGCTCGGCGGACCGTGGGGGCGCTGCCTGGACAGCTTCCACGAGGCGTGCCGCGCCCTCGAAGCCGAGGAAGCCGCGGATGCCGGGGTGGCTGACGAAGCCGAGAAGGCAGAGCAAGCCGAGAAGACAGAAGATGGGGAGCCGCGTGATGTCTGAGGTGACGGCCGCGAGCGGCACCGTCCACTGGATCGGGGCGGGCCTGTCCACCGGCAGCGGTCTCGCCGCGACCTGCGACGCCGCCGACCGCGTACGCCTGTGGCACCGCACCGAGGAGCGTGCCGCGCGCAGCCTGGAGGCGCTGGGCCTGACCGGGCGGGCCCAGCCCGGTGCCTACACACGGGAGGCGCTCGCCGCCGAACTCGCCCCCGGAGACGTCGTCGTCTCCATGCTGCCCGCGCCCGAACACGCCCCGCTGCTCGCCGTCTGCGTCGAGCGCGGCGCCCACTTCGCCTGCTCCAGCTATGTGTCGGACGCGGTCCTCGACCAGGTGCCCGCGGCCGAGGCGGCGGGAGTGGTGGTGCTCACCGAGTGCGGGCTCGACCCGGGCATCGACCACCTCTTCGCACACAGTCTGATCGCCCGGGCCGAGGCCGAGATCGGCGCCGACTCGGCCGCCTCGTACCGCCTCACCTCGTACTGCGGCGGCATCCCCGCCGTGCCCAACGACTTCAAGTACCGCTTCAGCTGGGCACCCGCGGGCGTGCTCAACGCTCTCCGTTCGCCCGCCCGATACGTCGAGGACGGCACCGAGACCACCGCCGACCGCCCCTGGGAGGCCACCCGCCCGCACCTGATCGACGGCGAGGCCTTCGAGGTCTACCCCAACCGCGACAGCGTGCCCTTCGTCGAGCAGTACGGGCTTCCCGGCACCTGGACGCCGGAGACCTTCGTGCGCGGCACCCTGCGCCTCGACGGCTGGCTGCGGGCCTGGGACACGGTCTTCGAGGAGTTGAAGGCGGGCGACGACCGGCGGATCACCGCCCTCGCCCAGGAGCTGGCCAGGACCTATCCGACCACCGACGCGGACCGTGACCGGGTCGTCCTCGCCGTCTCCCTCGACGTGCGCGGCGGCGCCGGCGCGACCTGGTCGGGGCGCTACCTCCTCGACCTCGTGGGCACCGCCGAGGAGAGCGCCATGGCCCGCTGTGTCTCCCGCACGCTCGCCCTCGGGGTCCGCCACATCCTGGACGGTTCGCTCCCGCCGGGCCTCGGCCGCGCCGCGGAGACGGCGGAGCGCTCCGAGGAGTGGCTGGCCGAACTCGCCGGGGAGGGAGTGCCCTTCACCCTGCGCGTGGGGTAGCCGGGCTCAGCCGAGCACCGCCTCGTGCACGAGCCGCTTGAGCTCGGGATAGATCGAGTGCGACGAGGTCGGGCGGACCTGGGTGTAGAACTGCACGGTCAGGTCGTGGCGCGGGTCGACCCAGAAGGTCGTACTGGCGACCCCGCTCCAGCCGAACGCGCCCTCGCTGGACGGCGACCTGGTGATCTCGGGGTCCACCACGACGGAGACCCCGAGTCCGAAGCCGAGTCCCGCGTTGCCGGGTTCGCGATGCAGCGCGCTGCCGAAGGTGCGGCGGTCGACGCCGCCCGGGAGGTGGTTGGCGGCCATCGTGGCCACGGTCTCCGGCTTCAGCAGCCGGGCCCCGTCGAGTTGGCCGCGACGGCGGAGCATCTCCATGAAGCGGTGGTAGTCGTACGCGGAGACCACCATGCCGCCGCTGCCGGAGAGGAAGCGCGGGCGGCCGTGCAGAGGGAGTCCGGCGATCGGGGTGATGCGGCCCTCGGCGTCCTCGCCGTAGAGCTCGGCGAGCCGCCCGGCCTGCTCGTCGGTGACGCAGAACCCGGCGTCCGTCATCCCCAGCGGCCCGAAGATCCGCTCGGCGAGGAACACGTCGAGATCCTGCCCCGACACCACTTCGATGAGGCGGCCGAGCACATTGGTGGAGACGGAGTAGTTCCACTCGGTGCCCGGCTCGAACTGAAGGGGCAGGCCCGCGTACACGTCGCAGGTCCCGGCCAGGTCCGCGCCGGGCGCCACCGACGACTCCAGACCGGCGTCGCGGTAGAGCGCGTCGACGGGGTGGGAGTGGTAGAAGCCGAAGGTCAGACCCGAGGTGTGGGTCAACAGGTGCCGGATCAGGAGGGGTTGTTCGGCCGGACGGGTCTTCATGTCGGCGCCCGACCCGCTGACGTACACCCGGGGGTCGGCGAAGGCGGGCAGGAAACGGGCGACGGGGTCGTCGAGCCGGAGGCGTCCCTCCTCCAGGAGCATCAGCGCGGCGACCGAGGTGACCGGCTTCGTCATCGAGTAGATCCGCCACAAGGTGTCGGTCTCGACGGGGAGTCGGGCCTCGACGTCGCGATGGCCGTACGTGGTGAGGTGCGCCACCCGGCCGTGCCGGGACACGGACACGAGGTAGCCGGGCAGCCGGAGGTCGTCGACCAGGTGGGAGAAGTGCTGGTCCAGACGGGCCAGCGCCTTCGGATCAAGGCCGGCCTCGCGCGGCTCGACCTCTTGTCGCAGATGTCCCATGGTTCTCCTCCGGACTGCGGCTCTCGGACTCGCTCGTCCTCATCGTCTCGTACGGACTTCGCGAGCGGCGTCGCCGGGTGGGTGACCGGCGGGTCGCCGCTCGGTGACCGGCGCGTCGCCGCGGCCCGGGAGCCGCAGCGCCGACAGCGCGCCGATCGCCGTGAGGGCCGCGAGGACGGTCAGCGCGGGGCCCATGTCGACGCCGGCCAGGCCGACCAGCGTGGTCGCCACGGCCACCCCCACCGTCGGTCCGATGTTCATCGCGGTCTGCTGGAGCCCGCCCGCCACCCCGGCCGACCCGGCGGACGCGCAGCGCACGACGACGGACGTCGCGCTCACCATCACCGCGACGAACCCCGCGCCCAGGAGCAGGAATCCGGCGCCGATCGCCGGGTCCGTCGAGGCGCGGTCGAGCCTGGACAGCAGCAGGACGCCGAGGAGGAGCAGCGGCATCGCGGTCCCGGTCGTGCGGCGCGGGCCGTGGCGGCGCAGCAGTACGGCGGAGACCGGCGCGCCCAGCACCATCATCACGGCCAGCGGGAGCGCGCGCAGACTGCTCTGGAGCGGGTCGAGGCCGAGCACGTCCTGAAGGTAGTAGGTGCTGACGAAGAGCGTGCCGAACAGCGCCGCGGAGGCGCACACGAGGGTGCCGAGCGCCGCGCCGACCGCGGGGGAGCCGAGCAGCCCGGACGGCACCAGCGGGCTCGCCGCGCGCCGTTCGTGCCGTACGAACGCGGCTGTCGCGGCCGTCGCCACGACCGGCCCGAGCACGGTCGCCGTGGTCCAGCCGGTCGCCGGCAGCACGACGAGCGTGCGCACCAGGGCGACCAGGGCCACCGCGAGCAGCGCCGCGCCGGGCAGGTCGAGTCCGGCCGCCGAGCCTCTGGCCCGGGGCGCGTCCCGGACGGTCAGGGCCAGGGCGGCCATGACGAGCGCGGGTACGACGTTCAGGAAGTAGACGGGCCGCCAGCCCAGCTGGGTGACCAGCGCCCCGCCGATGAGGGGACCCGCGGCCGCCGCGAGACCGATGGCGCTGGTGCGCAGCGCGATGGGCATGCCGAGCCGGTCGGGCGGGTAGGCCGCGCGCAGCATCCCGAGCGTGGCGGGCTGCGACAGCGCGCCGAAGATCCCCTGGGCGACCCGCAGTCCGATCACCCAGCCGATGTCGGGCGCCAGACCGATCCCCGCCGACGCCGTCCCGAAGCCCACCATCCCCACGGCGAAGACCTGTTGGTGGCCGTACCGGTCGCCGAGTCGCCCCGCGAACACCAACAGACTGGCCACCGCGATGAGATAGCCGGTGCTGGTCCACTGCACCTGTGCGAACGAGGCGTCCAGGTCGCGCCGCAGCGTGGGCTGAGCGACGGTGAGGACGGTTCCGTCCAGCGCGACGACGACGGCCCCGACGACGCTGTTGGCCAGCGTGATGCGGCGCCGCGCCGAGGGGTTCACCGCTCCTCCGGCCCGAGGTGCGCGTCCAGCGCGGCATCCAGCAGGGGTACGAAGTCGGTGGCTCCCGTGGCGAGTGGGAGGCTGCCCCAGCCCCACAGCTGGGCGATCCCGTGCAGGTTCGCCCAGAGGGCGCCCGCGACGAGCGCGGCGTCGGCCTCGGGACGTGCCCGGCCGACCAGGTCCACCAGGACACCGAACAGCGGCAGACTGGTTTCCCGGAGCCCCGGTTTCCCGCTCTCCAAGAGATCGTGGCGGAACATCAGCTCGTACATTCCGGGCTGAGTGAAGGCGAAGTCGAGATAGACCCTCCCCAGCGTCGTGAGCCGGTCGCGGGGACTCGCCGCTGCGTCGCCCAGCGCCTCCGTCGCCCGGGCCCCCAGGTCGGCGAAGCCCCGGCGCGCGATGGCGGAGAGCAGTTCCAGATGGGTCGGGAAGTAGCGGCGCGGAGCACCGTGGGAGACGCCCGCGCGACGGGCGATCTCCCGCAGGGTCAGAACCTGCGCGCCCTCCGTGGACACCAGGTCCACGCCCACCTCGATCAACCGGGCTCGCAGCCCCGTGTCCGCTTCACTCATAGACACTGTCTACCAGTCTCCGTAGACGCTGTCTACCAATCTGGTAGACGGTGTCTACGTGACGGGAATGGCCATGCGTTCCCCGGGGTTGAGCGATACATGACTCAGGACGCGACGCAGGACGCGCTGCTCAAGCTGCTCTCCGAGTACGACGGCGGAGTGCTGGTCACCCTCAAGAAGGACGGCCGGCCTCAGCTGTCCAACGTGAACCACGCCTACGATCCCGACGAGCGGATCGTCCGGGTCTCGGTCACGGACGACCGCGCCAAGACCCGCAATCTGCGCCGGGACCCGCGGGCCTCCTATCACGTCACGGCCGAGGACCGTTGGGCGTACACGGTCGCCGAGGGCACCGCCGAGCTCACTCCCGTCGCCCGGGACCCCCACGACGAGACGGTCGA
This portion of the Streptomyces mirabilis genome encodes:
- a CDS encoding TetR/AcrR family transcriptional regulator, with protein sequence MSEADTGLRARLIEVGVDLVSTEGAQVLTLREIARRAGVSHGAPRRYFPTHLELLSAIARRGFADLGARATEALGDAAASPRDRLTTLGRVYLDFAFTQPGMYELMFRHDLLESGKPGLRETSLPLFGVLVDLVGRARPEADAALVAGALWANLHGIAQLWGWGSLPLATGATDFVPLLDAALDAHLGPEER
- a CDS encoding MFS transporter — translated: MNPSARRRITLANSVVGAVVVALDGTVLTVAQPTLRRDLDASFAQVQWTSTGYLIAVASLLVFAGRLGDRYGHQQVFAVGMVGFGTASAGIGLAPDIGWVIGLRVAQGIFGALSQPATLGMLRAAYPPDRLGMPIALRTSAIGLAAAAGPLIGGALVTQLGWRPVYFLNVVPALVMAALALTVRDAPRARGSAAGLDLPGAALLAVALVALVRTLVVLPATGWTTATVLGPVVATAATAAFVRHERRAASPLVPSGLLGSPAVGAALGTLVCASAALFGTLFVSTYYLQDVLGLDPLQSSLRALPLAVMMVLGAPVSAVLLRRHGPRRTTGTAMPLLLLGVLLLSRLDRASTDPAIGAGFLLLGAGFVAVMVSATSVVVRCASAGSAGVAGGLQQTAMNIGPTVGVAVATTLVGLAGVDMGPALTVLAALTAIGALSALRLPGRGDAPVTERRPAGHPPGDAAREVRTRR
- a CDS encoding PPOX class F420-dependent oxidoreductase, with protein sequence MTQDATQDALLKLLSEYDGGVLVTLKKDGRPQLSNVNHAYDPDERIVRVSVTDDRAKTRNLRRDPRASYHVTAEDRWAYTVAEGTAELTPVARDPHDETVEELVRLYRAVRGEHPDWDEYRAAMVSDGRLVLRLHVERAYGVPRER
- a CDS encoding serine hydrolase domain-containing protein gives rise to the protein MGHLRQEVEPREAGLDPKALARLDQHFSHLVDDLRLPGYLVSVSRHGRVAHLTTYGHRDVEARLPVETDTLWRIYSMTKPVTSVAALMLLEEGRLRLDDPVARFLPAFADPRVYVSGSGADMKTRPAEQPLLIRHLLTHTSGLTFGFYHSHPVDALYRDAGLESSVAPGADLAGTCDVYAGLPLQFEPGTEWNYSVSTNVLGRLIEVVSGQDLDVFLAERIFGPLGMTDAGFCVTDEQAGRLAELYGEDAEGRITPIAGLPLHGRPRFLSGSGGMVVSAYDYHRFMEMLRRRGQLDGARLLKPETVATMAANHLPGGVDRRTFGSALHREPGNAGLGFGLGVSVVVDPEITRSPSSEGAFGWSGVASTTFWVDPRHDLTVQFYTQVRPTSSHSIYPELKRLVHEAVLG